A window of the Gemmatimonadota bacterium genome harbors these coding sequences:
- a CDS encoding nuclear transport factor 2 family protein: MMPNAHDTVQAYFDALVIGHAETLIAMMLPASHYVKIGTDADEVVEGSSEIAAYYRNHAASTEDFSIEFINLDVQERDNVAWFYTRQVWRLKWQGTREEFVMRMTGVLEKVEELWKFAQIHASMGVAGSAIPQG; encoded by the coding sequence ATGATGCCGAACGCGCATGATACGGTGCAGGCGTATTTTGACGCCCTTGTCATTGGACATGCCGAAACCCTCATCGCAATGATGCTCCCTGCTTCTCACTATGTAAAAATCGGTACCGACGCTGACGAAGTTGTCGAGGGAAGCTCGGAGATCGCGGCGTATTACCGGAACCACGCTGCCAGCACGGAGGATTTCAGCATCGAGTTTATAAACCTCGACGTGCAGGAACGGGACAACGTCGCGTGGTTCTACACGCGCCAGGTCTGGCGGCTGAAATGGCAGGGCACGAGAGAGGAGTTCGTGATGCGAATGACGGGTGTCCTGGAAAAGGTTGAAGAGCTGTGGAAGTTTGCACAGATCCACGCCTCGATGGGAGTCGCCGGTTCGGCGATCCCACAGGGTTGA